The genome window CCATACAATAGCGTCCCAATGATATCCATGTAGCCTGCACCTCTAAGCAAGGTGTCAACCCCACCCTAACATAGCATAGCCCCTCCATCTTACCTTGGCTCTGGAGGTGAAGGCATCCTGTGCCGCTTTCTTGTTGGCGGCCTTGCCTTTCCAGGCGGCGAGGGCGGAGGCCTGGAGTGCGCGGCCGTAGGAGAAGGAGAGCTTCCAGGGCCGGTGCAGGGCCGTCTGGTTCATGGCGTTCAGGTTCTGAGTGGCCTCTTCCTCGCTCTGGCCTCCAGACAGGAAGGTGATaccttaggggggggggggggggggtagaatgtTTAGCAATTTGGTGATGGGTTTCATTTTGGCATCACCGATCAACCAAATATACGGTTTTTACTTCAAGTTTCAAGTCTACCTTTAAACCTAACCCCACCTGTTTGGGACAATCATTGTGTTGATCACATCCCACTACCTACATTACCATCACCACCTCGACAAACCCCCAACCTAGTCTCACCAGGCACGGCGGCAGGGACAGTGCGCCTCAGGGCAGTGACGGTGGCCATGCCGACCTCCTGGGGGGTGAACTTCTTGGGGCAGGAGTGTCCGGCGGTGACCATGTTAGGCTTCAGCAGGGTGCCCTCCAAGTAGACATGGTGATCATTCAGGGCCTTGTACGTAGCAGCCAGGACCTGGTGAGGGGAGGGTTGGGTTTAGAGAGGTGTTTGGTTCAGGTTCAGTGATGCGAACTTAAATTGGCGCATGACTAAGAGGAGAATGAGGTATGAGTTTAATTCCATGCTGGTAAACCAGTCCAGCACTGGCTttgtggaagggagagagagaaatgtgattCACAAGTGTTTAACTGAAGACCAACAAAGTATTTGAGAGGATAACAAGGTTATGATCACCTTCTCAGTGACGTACTGAGTGCGCAGCAGGTCATGGTCTCCGTCAGGCAGAATCTCTGGCTCCACAATGGGCACCAGGCCATTCTGAGGAGAGAACAGTTATCACATGTGGACACAGTGTGTCGACAAACCTTGCCTTTGAGGAATTTCTCAGCTCATTTGTTAGTTTTGTGCGTAAAGTCAGGTAGTGTATACATTAGCAGTACTGTGCGTCAGACAATTTCCCCCTCTGGGACATTATATTTTATCCTACCCTAAACACTACAGTTTTAAAACAAAGTTCTCATGGCATGCACACACCTGTTGGCAGATACTGGCGTATCTGGCAAGTACGTTAGCATTCTCTGCGATGGCGAGGGCTGAGGGGCAGGCGTCTGAAATCTTGAGCACACACCTCCACTTGGCGAAGTCACAACCGTCCTTCTTGTACTGAGCACAACGGCCCGAGAGTCCATCAAGACCTGATGAGAGGTTTTTATAATACATTGCTTCCATGGTCATGCCAAACTGACTAAATGTGGGCTAGGGAGATTGGAGAAGCTGGTTGATTTTAATGTACAGCTTTAATGCATTTGTTACACAGAGTTGCAAAATAAATTAAGAGCTATTCTTACCCTGTGTGGTCATCTCTCCATCTGTTCCATTCAGACCAGCTGTGCCGTTGTCCACCTAGAAAATAAACGGTCAAACTATAACCCCTTTCCGAGGGTTGGgcagtatccagattttcatagtGATAGCGATTTTGTACCATACCGGGGTATGTATTACCGAAAGTGCACACAAGGGGCACTATTTCCCCGAACTTTTTTTATGGGGGGGCACaatacaattaaaaaatatataattttattGCTgaaatacacatggttagcagatgttattgcgagtgtagcgaaatgcttgtgcttctagtcccaacagtgaagcaatatctaacaattccacatgtTGGGTTCTGTGAATATGAAATATGCTTATTCAGGTCACTGAGGGAGTGCTGAGGTTTAGAGGGTCTAgtccagaagttaatggttataggaggaaggtatatagtgggtgcaattaagcttggaatgtgttgagtgcagggaagcgattacatgtggcaggcattgataaggggagaaagCCATGGATCAGTGATGGAGTGGGAGGAGGTCACCTTTAAGGGAAAAATAAAAGTTTATGGCCCGTATCACTTAGTGTCCTGCCTAGCAGTAAAGAACTATGTTTGTccagatgtgtaggaggagactcagcctatGAAGAACGGTTAAATATCAGCGCTTGTGTGAAAATGTCTGTTCGATGCAGCCGTATTAACCCTCAGGgagaataaacttggttaagctttcatagtgtccgtttagttttttactctgagaattagaacctcacaactacctaatacacacatctaagtaaaggaataagaatatataaatatatggatgagcaatgacagagcggcataggcaagatgcagtagattgtataaaatacagtatatataaacaTGATGCAagatgtaaacattaaagtggcattattaaagtgactagtgatcaaatattttttttttttaagtggccaatgatttcaagtctgtatgtaggcaacagcctctctgtgctagtgatggctgtttaacagtctgatggccttgagatagaagcagtttttcagtctctcggtcccagctttgatgcacctgtgccGACCTCGCCTTGTGGATGGTAGCGGAGCGAACAgtggtggttattgtccttgatctttttggccttcctgatgacattgggtgctgtaggtgtcctggagggcaggtagtttccccccagtgatacgttgtgcagaccgcaccaccctctggagagactTGCTGTTGTAGGCGGTGGAGTTGTCGTACCAGGTggtaatacagcccgacaggatgctctcaattgtgcatctgtaaaagttgagggttttaggtgacaagccaaatttcttcagcctcctgaggttgaagatgtgctgttgcgccttcttcaccacactgtgtgggaggaccatttcagtttgtccgtgatgtgggGGGGAtcactctgctgtttcctgaagtccacaatcatctttgttttgttgacgttgagcgaggttgttttcctgaccccacactccaagg of Salvelinus alpinus chromosome 4, SLU_Salpinus.1, whole genome shotgun sequence contains these proteins:
- the LOC139574144 gene encoding fructose-bisphosphate aldolase B-like isoform X2; amino-acid sequence: MTTQFPSLSPVQKKELSDIAQRIVAPGKGILAADESTGTMSNRLQKINVENTEENRRTFRDLLFSAVDPNCIGGIIFFHETLYQKSDKGVLFPQVIKDKGIVVGIKVDNGTAGLNGTDGEMTTQGLDGLSGRCAQYKKDGCDFAKWRCVLKISDACPSALAIAENANVLARYASICQQNGLVPIVEPEILPDGDHDLLRTQYVTEKVLAATYKALNDHHVYLEGTLLKPNMVTAGHSCPKKFTPQEVGMATVTALRRTVPAAVPGITFLSGGQSEEEATQNLNAMNQTALHRPWKLSFSYGRALQASALAAWKGKAANKKAAQDAFTSRAKSNGLASKGEYTAVSSADQASMQSLHTANYVY
- the LOC139574144 gene encoding fructose-bisphosphate aldolase B-like isoform X1, yielding MQVMTTQFPSLSPVQKKELSDIAQRIVAPGKGILAADESTGTMSNRLQKINVENTEENRRTFRDLLFSAVDPNCIGGIIFFHETLYQKSDKGVLFPQVIKDKGIVVGIKVDNGTAGLNGTDGEMTTQGLDGLSGRCAQYKKDGCDFAKWRCVLKISDACPSALAIAENANVLARYASICQQNGLVPIVEPEILPDGDHDLLRTQYVTEKVLAATYKALNDHHVYLEGTLLKPNMVTAGHSCPKKFTPQEVGMATVTALRRTVPAAVPGITFLSGGQSEEEATQNLNAMNQTALHRPWKLSFSYGRALQASALAAWKGKAANKKAAQDAFTSRAKSNGLASKGEYTAVSSADQASMQSLHTANYVY